From Calothrix sp. PCC 6303, a single genomic window includes:
- a CDS encoding CHAT domain-containing protein has translation MKLRTIYKRIIYFSSHQSQKLNSHQVIKLLFSLTLIICLLFGQVVTAQPSNTNVLVKQGIKDYNAGNFSNAIKNWREALNYYKNNPSARAVVNENLARAYQQVGENKDAIASLEKAMRDYGKVENIQQVGRMKSELAQVYSNLGQPRQAIALLCGQIVEKSKIPASQEIKCTPDSAEQIAIKYNDKRGQVAALGILGEAYRLIGSYDQAIKYLDAAQQVSPEYQFLVFNSLGNAYKSRGQLRELQADSAKKAGISSKEKELTQKFLDDYQRAYQYFKNSIKFARNEKQPLAEMRGLLNLLQLASQTNKSKFIPDEEFTKTLEDALKVVESLPNSATKVYGEIDLAYLQRDGKRTSPFTYCPTQLVLSGDNKALNLLENSVLISKQIQDNRLISYANGALGHFWECHQENEKALKYTQSAIIAADINLSAKDSLYLWEWQAGRILDKQDRKQEAMPAASEAIASYQRAFDILENIRQDILTAERDVQFDFRDVVKPLYRTLAQSRLDLLGVGAIVDERRVKELSKVVNTIDALKLAELQNYFGNDCILSGLNPKLVGELLKENSAAFQNTGFLSSIILDGKTGILLQLPNQATKFKWIEDPNQQGTTKIVSNEILEKKITEFRKGLVSKEEINYDTTIAAQLYDWIIRPFAEDIKLQKVKTLVFIQDGFLRSVPMAALYDSQQKKYLIETYAVATTPSLRLTKPNLGNGNTQKALIVGLTKKATIDGKTFDALSAVPDEVKTVGRIFPNHTRLMDDNFIPESFQKTLEKTTYSIVHIASHAQFGIIPEDTFIVTGKNQKLTINQLEASLRNLNNKSDSVELLALTACETAVGDDRATLGLAGIALQAGVKSAIASLWNVTDESTSEIIKTFYTNYRKNGMTIAQALQTAQIRMIQAKKLPSSEGINIKYDHPAYWAPIISIGNWL, from the coding sequence ATGAAATTGAGAACCATTTATAAGCGGATAATTTATTTTTCGAGTCATCAATCCCAAAAACTCAATAGTCATCAAGTAATTAAATTATTATTTTCCCTAACTCTTATAATTTGTTTATTATTTGGACAGGTTGTAACGGCACAACCTTCAAATACAAATGTACTAGTAAAGCAAGGAATCAAAGACTATAATGCTGGCAATTTTTCCAATGCTATAAAAAATTGGCGAGAAGCACTAAATTACTATAAAAATAATCCATCAGCTAGGGCAGTGGTGAATGAAAATTTGGCACGCGCTTACCAACAAGTAGGAGAAAATAAAGATGCGATCGCATCCCTAGAAAAAGCCATGCGTGACTATGGTAAGGTGGAAAATATCCAGCAAGTTGGACGGATGAAGTCGGAACTGGCACAGGTTTATAGCAATTTGGGACAACCTCGGCAAGCGATCGCGCTTTTGTGTGGTCAAATAGTAGAGAAGTCGAAAATTCCAGCCAGTCAGGAAATAAAATGTACTCCAGACAGTGCTGAACAAATTGCCATCAAATATAATGACAAACGTGGTCAGGTTGCAGCTTTGGGGATTCTTGGTGAAGCATATCGCTTAATTGGCAGTTACGACCAAGCAATTAAATATTTAGACGCAGCACAACAAGTTAGTCCAGAATATCAATTTTTGGTCTTCAATAGTTTGGGTAATGCTTACAAAAGTCGTGGACAATTGCGAGAGTTACAAGCTGATTCTGCAAAGAAGGCTGGTATTTCTAGTAAAGAAAAAGAATTGACACAAAAATTTCTCGATGACTATCAAAGAGCTTACCAATATTTTAAAAATAGTATAAAATTCGCCCGCAACGAAAAACAACCTTTAGCCGAGATGCGGGGATTATTAAATTTACTTCAGTTGGCTTCCCAGACAAATAAGAGCAAATTTATTCCTGATGAGGAGTTTACAAAAACTCTTGAGGATGCTTTAAAAGTTGTCGAAAGTTTACCCAATTCAGCCACAAAAGTCTATGGGGAAATTGATTTAGCATATTTGCAGCGCGATGGGAAAAGAACTTCACCTTTTACTTACTGTCCAACTCAGCTTGTATTATCTGGTGATAATAAAGCATTAAATTTGCTAGAAAATTCAGTGTTAATAAGTAAACAAATCCAAGATAATCGCCTAATTTCATATGCTAACGGTGCTTTGGGACATTTCTGGGAATGTCATCAAGAGAATGAAAAAGCATTAAAATATACTCAGTCTGCAATCATCGCCGCAGACATAAACTTGAGTGCAAAAGATAGCTTGTATTTGTGGGAATGGCAAGCAGGCAGGATTTTGGACAAACAGGATCGAAAGCAAGAAGCGATGCCTGCGGCGAGCGAAGCTATCGCATCCTATCAGCGAGCCTTTGATATCTTGGAAAATATCCGGCAGGATATTTTGACTGCGGAACGGGATGTACAGTTTGACTTCCGGGATGTAGTTAAGCCACTATACCGGACATTGGCACAGTCGCGCTTAGATTTGCTGGGAGTTGGGGCAATTGTAGATGAGAGACGTGTGAAGGAACTATCGAAAGTCGTTAACACCATCGATGCGTTGAAGCTGGCAGAATTACAGAATTATTTTGGCAATGATTGCATATTGAGTGGGTTGAATCCCAAACTGGTGGGGGAACTCCTGAAAGAGAATAGTGCAGCGTTTCAGAATACTGGGTTTTTGAGTTCCATCATTTTAGATGGCAAAACCGGGATATTATTACAGTTACCCAATCAAGCAACCAAATTTAAGTGGATTGAAGACCCCAACCAACAGGGTACAACTAAAATAGTTAGTAATGAAATCCTGGAGAAAAAAATTACCGAGTTTCGCAAAGGACTAGTTAGCAAAGAAGAAATTAATTACGATACAACAATTGCCGCACAGCTTTATGACTGGATAATTCGTCCTTTTGCTGAAGATATCAAATTACAGAAAGTCAAAACCCTGGTATTTATTCAAGATGGGTTCTTGCGTAGCGTACCAATGGCAGCACTTTATGATAGCCAACAGAAGAAATATTTAATCGAAACCTACGCAGTTGCCACAACCCCCAGTTTACGACTTACCAAACCTAATTTAGGTAATGGGAATACACAAAAAGCATTAATTGTGGGTTTAACAAAAAAAGCCACAATCGACGGCAAGACTTTCGATGCACTTTCTGCTGTTCCCGATGAAGTAAAGACAGTTGGAAGGATATTCCCCAATCATACCCGCCTAATGGACGATAACTTTATTCCCGAAAGCTTTCAGAAAACACTGGAGAAAACCACATATTCGATTGTTCACATAGCTAGTCACGCTCAATTTGGTATCATTCCTGAAGACACCTTCATTGTCACAGGGAAAAACCAAAAACTTACCATCAACCAATTAGAAGCATCTCTGCGAAACCTCAACAACAAATCAGATAGTGTCGAACTTCTCGCACTGACAGCTTGCGAAACCGCAGTTGGTGATGATCGTGCCACACTAGGATTAGCTGGAATTGCATTGCAAGCTGGAGTTAAAAGCGCGATCGCATCTTTGTGGAATGTCACCGATGAATCTACGTCTGAGATAATCAAAACATTCTACACCAACTATCGCAAGAACGGCATGACTATTGCCCAGGCTTTGCAAACAGCCCAAATTAGAATGATTCAGGCGAAAAAATTACCATCATCTGAAGGTATAAATATTAAGTATGATCATCCTGCATATTGGGCACCAATAATTTCCATCGGTAATTGGCTTTAA
- a CDS encoding filamentous hemagglutinin N-terminal domain-containing protein, translating to MLLLISKVWSQRLLSSVAIAGVILIFEHRICAQVMPDNTLGVEKSVVTSNTNNSLQIEGGAIRGTNLFHSFSDFNITEGQSLYFQNPIDITNIISRVTGGSSSNIAGTLGVSGGTANLFLLNPNGIIFGENSRLDVKGSFVATTATAIQFGDRGFYSSSVPDSPPLLTVNPSAFLFNQVAAAPIVNRSTTPLEESGTQGLQVADGKSLILLGGEINFAGGGVNAAGGQVDLGAVADQGKVDLAFNDNNLRLIFPTTLNRADISLTNGATVNTSGEGGGSIQIWGRNVFINGGSQIAASTQGAKSGTGLTVNASESLEVIGIVPFGNISTLSFGDGQAGDLTIETKRLSIRDGAQILSGTLGNGSAGQLSVNASDIVEIISIDKNPESSSALASFTGNFGQAGNLIINTNKLIINNQGVVSAQSLIASEDGKVFPVSGKAGNLTINASDSVELSREGFIFTNTQSPGDAGNITINTGRLVVEDTSRISAKSQGLGNAGNITVRAGSIILSNQSRIDAVTTASQGGNITLKVGDILLLRQDSFISTTAGTAQAGGDGGNINFDGKFIVAIPNENSDISANAFTGKGGNIQINAQGIFGIESRSKPTDRSDITATSEQGISGVINLNQPDNSSLQNSFTQLSPNAIDTNALIANSCIARSTKRQENSFTITGSGALHNSPGDILISTYTTGGVRNVEPISRPWKKGDPIIEAQGLYKLSDGRSLLSRACN from the coding sequence GTGCTACTACTTATCAGCAAAGTCTGGAGCCAGAGACTACTTAGCTCTGTAGCGATCGCAGGTGTCATTCTTATTTTTGAACACCGGATCTGTGCCCAAGTAATGCCTGACAATACGTTGGGCGTTGAAAAGTCCGTAGTTACTTCTAACACTAATAATAGTCTGCAAATTGAGGGTGGAGCAATTCGCGGCACTAATCTGTTTCATAGCTTCAGCGACTTCAACATTACTGAAGGGCAAAGCCTCTACTTTCAAAACCCAATCGACATTACAAACATTATCAGTCGAGTGACTGGCGGCAGTTCTTCCAACATCGCAGGAACATTAGGTGTATCAGGTGGCACTGCCAATTTATTTCTCCTCAACCCAAATGGGATCATCTTTGGAGAAAATTCTCGCCTCGATGTTAAAGGCTCATTTGTCGCAACAACAGCAACTGCGATTCAGTTTGGCGATCGAGGCTTCTATAGTAGTTCTGTCCCTGATTCCCCGCCTTTATTAACGGTTAATCCATCTGCTTTTTTGTTCAATCAAGTTGCTGCTGCACCGATTGTCAACCGTTCCACTACCCCATTAGAAGAATCGGGTACACAAGGGCTACAAGTGGCAGATGGCAAGAGTTTGATCCTGTTAGGAGGTGAGATAAATTTTGCCGGGGGTGGTGTAAATGCGGCTGGGGGGCAGGTGGATTTGGGAGCAGTGGCAGATCAAGGTAAAGTAGACTTGGCTTTCAATGACAACAATTTGCGCTTGATTTTTCCCACCACGCTCAATCGAGCCGATATTTCTCTAACTAATGGCGCGACAGTCAATACCAGCGGTGAAGGGGGTGGTTCGATCCAGATTTGGGGCAGAAATGTTTTCATCAACGGCGGCTCCCAAATTGCGGCTTCTACCCAAGGAGCAAAATCCGGAACTGGCTTAACCGTGAATGCCTCTGAGTCTTTGGAAGTGATTGGAATCGTCCCATTTGGGAATATATCGACTTTGAGTTTTGGGGATGGACAGGCTGGCGATCTGACAATCGAGACTAAAAGATTAAGTATTCGAGATGGGGCACAAATCTTATCTGGGACGCTTGGTAACGGTTCAGCAGGTCAGTTGAGTGTGAATGCGTCTGATATTGTCGAGATAATAAGTATAGATAAAAATCCTGAAAGTTCTAGTGCCTTAGCTAGTTTTACAGGTAATTTCGGACAAGCAGGAAATCTCATTATCAATACAAACAAGCTGATCATTAACAATCAAGGAGTTGTATCCGCCCAATCGCTGATTGCTTCTGAGGATGGAAAGGTTTTCCCAGTATCAGGAAAAGCTGGTAATCTAACGATTAATGCCTCTGATTCTGTAGAGTTGAGCAGAGAAGGATTTATTTTCACAAACACTCAAAGCCCCGGAGATGCAGGTAACATCACAATCAACACGGGTAGGTTGGTGGTTGAGGATACTAGTCGAATTAGCGCAAAAAGCCAAGGTTTGGGAAATGCAGGTAATATCACAGTACGGGCAGGTTCAATCATTTTAAGCAATCAATCACGAATCGATGCTGTCACAACAGCCAGTCAGGGTGGGAATATAACGCTGAAAGTAGGTGACATCTTGCTATTGCGGCAGGATAGCTTTATTTCTACCACGGCTGGAACGGCTCAGGCAGGGGGAGATGGTGGCAATATCAACTTTGATGGTAAGTTTATCGTGGCGATTCCCAACGAAAATAGCGATATTAGCGCCAATGCCTTCACTGGAAAAGGTGGAAACATCCAAATTAACGCCCAAGGTATCTTCGGTATCGAGTCCCGTTCCAAACCAACCGATAGAAGTGATATTACTGCCACTTCGGAACAAGGCATTTCGGGTGTAATCAATCTCAATCAACCCGATAACAGTTCGCTTCAAAACAGCTTCACCCAATTATCCCCGAACGCGATCGACACCAACGCACTGATTGCCAATAGTTGCATTGCACGCAGCACCAAGCGACAAGAAAACTCATTTACCATTACAGGTTCTGGTGCTTTACACAATAGTCCGGGAGACATATTAATTTCTACCTATACAACTGGCGGTGTGCGTAATGTTGAACCAATATCACGTCCTTGGAAAAAAGGCGACCCCATCATTGAAGCACAAGGATTATACAAGTTATCCGATGGGCGATCGCTCTTGAGTCGGGCTTGTAATTAA